In the genome of Curtobacterium sp. MCLR17_036, the window CACCGACGCCGCCGACGCCGCCCGACGTCAGGCGAGTGCGTCGAGCACCGCGCGCGCCGTCGCGGCGTCGGTGACGAGCTCGTTGACGAGACCGCCGCGCACCGCGCCGAGGATGCTCGTCACCTTGGCGGTGCCGACGGCGACCCCGACGGCGTGCGGGACGGCGGCGAGCACCTCGCGCGACGTCCGCACCATCCGGTCGCTGCCGGGGAACTCGACGGCGGCGCCGTCGGTGTCGTAGAAGTTGAGGCAGACGTCGCCCGCGGCACGGTCGAACACGGCGTCGTCGACGGGCACGCCCCGCGCCGAGGAGTCCCGGGTCGGCGCCGGTGCCCCGATGCCGAGGATCGCGCCCTTCGCCCGTCCCCACAGCCCCACGACGTGCTGGAACGCCGGGTCCTCGTCGAGCGTCGCGCGCATCGCCGCGGAGGGCAGGGCCTGCGCGAACAGGAACGCCGGGATCGCACCGGAGCGCTCGGCGGCGGCCCGGGTGATCTCGTTCGTCTGGAACCACGGCGTCGGGTCCGCCTGGCCGCCCACCGTCGGCACGAGCTGGACGCCGGGCATCGGCGGCACGGCGGTGTGCGCGACGTCGTAGACGGTGCTGCCGGACGACATGAGGACGGCGTCGCCCGGCGCGAGGTTCATGCCCTCGACGGCGGCGGCGATCGGGCCGGCCAGGTCGACCCCGAGCGTCGCCGTGTGGGTGACCGCCGCCAGGTGCACGGCGCCGAGGCCGAGCACGACCTGCAGGCGTTCGGCGAGCGCCACGGTCTCGTCCTGGAACGGGTCGACGACCTCGATGCGGACGAGTCCGGCGCGGCGGGCCTCGCTCACCAGGCGTGACACGGTGGGGCGGGAGACCCCGAGCCGCGAGGCGATCTCGGCCTGGGTGGCGTCCTCGAGGTAGTACATCCGCGCCGCCTGGTAGACGGTGTCGAGCGGGAAGCGGGTCCGGGAACCCTCGGCGGCGGGGAGCTCGGCGGACATGGGGCGATCGTAGCGGGACGCCCTCGGCACTCCGTGGGCCGGAGGACGCACTCCCCCCGGAACGCACAGCGGGCTGTCGGGGGTCGGACGTACGGTACCCACGTCTCGAACGCTCCACGAGGGGATCCCGATGAAGAAGTCAGCCTGGCTGCCAGCAGTCATCGCACCGGTCGTCGTGGCCGGCGCCGTCGCCGCCCCGATGATCGCGAGCGCCGCACAGGAGCCGATCGCCGGCACGCAGCCGAGCGCCGCGGACGTCATCGCGAGCATCGCGCACTCGTCCGACGCGGCCTACTCGGGCAAGCTCGCGCAGACGAGCGACCTCGGCCTCCCCGAGCTGCCGACCGGGTCGGGCGGGTCCTCGCTCGAGGGCGACGCCTCCGACGTGCTCGGACTCCTCACCTCGTCGCACACCGCGCGGGTCTACGTGGACGGCGAGGACAAGCAGCGCTTCCAGCTGACGCAGCAGCTCGCCGAGCAGGACGTCGTCCGCAACGGGTCCGACGTCTGGACCTGGGACTCGGAGGACCGCACCGCCACCCACGTGACGCTGCCGAGCGGTTCCGCAGGAGATCACCTGCAGGACGGCACGACGACCCCGGCGGACATCGCCCGGCAGGCCGTCGACGCGATCACGCCGACCACGACGGTGTCCAAGCCGACCCGAGTCAGTGTCGCCGGCCACGACGCCTGGCAGATCACGCTGACCCCGAAGTCGTCCGGCACCCTCGTCGGTTCGGTCCAGCTGGCGGTCGACCAGCAGACCGGGCTGCCGTTGCGCGCCGCCGTCACGGCAGCGGGCCAGGACGACCCGGCCGTGCAGGTCGGCTTCACCAGCCTGTCCTACGGCGCACCCGCCGAGCGGCTGTTCGACTTCACGGCGCCCGCGAACGCGAAGGTCACCGAGAAGGACCTCTCCGACGTCCGCCAGCACGCACGCGACCACGCCCGGGGCGACCGACCGGCCGGCCCGGCGGTCACCGGTACGGGCTGGGACACCATCGCGGAGCTCCCCGCCGGCACGGTCGACCAGTCGTCCCTCGGTGAGCAGGCCTCCGGGCTGCTCGACCAGCTGACGACGCCCGTCGACGGTGGTCGCGCGGTGCAGACGTCCCTCGTCTCGGTCTACCTGACCGACGACGGCCGGGTCCTCGCCGGTGCCGTCCCGGTGTCGTCGCTGGTCGCCGCCGCGAAGTGAGCACGACGGAACCACCCGCCGCGGGACCGACCACACCGTCGACGCGGTCGGCGTCGTCCCCCGGCACCGCCTCCGACCTCGCGATCCGCACCACGGGCCTGCAGAAGGTGTTCCGGCGGCAGCGCGCCGTCGACGGCATCGACCTGGCGGTGCCGCGTGGCGCGGTGTTCGGGTTCCTCGGGCCGAACGGCTCGGGCAAGACGACCACGATCCGCATGCTGCTCGGGCTGTCGAGCGCGACCGGCGGCTCGATCGAGGTCCTCGGGCAGCCGATGCCGTCGGCGCTGCACCGGGTGCTCCCCCGCGTCGGAGCGCTCGTCGAGGGTCCGGCCGCCTACCCGTACCTGTCCGGTCGGGCGAACCTGCAACGCTTCGACGCCGCCGACCCGACGTCGGACCCACGCACCCGTCGGGAGCGCGTGGCACGCGCCCTCGACCGCGTGGGACTGTCGCACGCCGCCGACAAGAAGGCGCACGCGTACTCGCTCGGCATGAAGCAGCGCCTCGGCCTGGCGAACGCCCTGCTCGCCCCGCGTGACCTGCTCGTGCTCGACGAACCGACGAACGGCCTCGACCCGCAGGGCACGCGCGAGGTCCGCAACCTCATCCGGTCCCTCGCCGACGACGGCACCACGGTGTTCGTGTCGAGCCACCTGCTCGCCGAGATCGAGCAGGTCTGCACGCACGCCGCGGTCATGCGCGCCGGCAAGCTCGTCGCGCAGGGCACCCTCGACGACCTCCGCTCCGCCGGCGCTCGCACCGTCACGGTCCGCACGCCGGACGTCGGCCAGGCCGCCACCGTCCTGACCGCGCTCGGCCTGGCGCCGCGGCACGAGGGCGGCGCGGACGTCCTCGTCGCCGACCTGCCGCCGCAGGTGGCACCGGAGACGATCACGGCCGAGCTCGTCCGAGCGGACGTCCGCGTCCGCGGATTGACCGTGGGCGGGGGCACCCTCGAGGACCTGTTCGTGGCGCTCACCGGAGAGGGGTTCGATGTCGCAGCCTGATGCCGTCGTCCGTCGACAGCGGACCTTCGCACTGCTCGGCTCCGAGCTCGCGCTGGTGTTCCGTCGTCGTCGCGCCTGGGCGATGCTCGGGGCGCTGGCGCTCGTGCCGATCCTCATCGCCGTCGCGGTGCGGGTCGCGACGTCCGGTGACGACGGCGGCCCGGCGTTCCTCGGTGACATCACGAACAACGGCCTGTTCGTCGCGTTCACCGCGCTGACGGTCTCGATCCCCCTGTTCCTGCCGCTGACCGTCGGGGTCGTGTCCGGCGACACGGTCGCGGGCGAGGCCAGCCACGGCACGATCCGGTACCTGCTCGTGGCCCCGACCGGCCGGTTGCGCTTCATCCTGGTGAAGTACGTCGGCGCGGTCGCGTTCTGCCTCGCGGCGACGCTGCTCGTGGTGCTCGTCGGCGCGGCCATCGGTGCCGTGCTGTTCCCGATCGGCCCCGTGACGCTGCTGTCCGGCACGCAGGTCGGCGGGTGGTCGTACGCGGGCCGCGCCCTGCTCCTCGCGCTCTACGTGACGCTGTCGATGCTCGGCCTGTCCGCGATCGGGCTGTTCGCGTCCACGCTGACGAACGTGCCGGTCGGCGCGATGGCCGCGACGGTCGTGCTCGCCGGGGCGTCGCAGGTGCTCGACCAGCTGCCCCAGCTCGAGTGGCTGCACCCGTTCCTGTTCTCGCACCAGTGGCTCGGCTTCGGCGACCTGCTCCGCGACCCGATCTCGTTCGACTCGTTCGGGTCGAACGCGGTGCTGCAACTCGGCTACGTCGTGGTCTTCGGTGCCCTGGCCTACAGCCGGTTCGCCACGAAGGACGTCCTGGCCTGAGCACGACGAGCCGGCTGCCGTCGGGCCACCGCGCTGCCGCCCGGACACCCGGCCACCGACCGGCCTCCCAGCTGCCGGCCGGGCTCGTCCCCGCCCGGCGACCCGCCCGGCGGCCCGCCGGTCACTCGGCGGGCGTGGTCGAGCCGCCGGCCATGCTCGGCTCGGTGCCCTGCGGGTCCTCGGTGGCGCGCGCGTCGGCGTACCGGTCGCGCAGGTCGCGGGCCTTCTCGGAGCGGTACCAGTCGAGTCGTGCACCCGTCTCGACGGTCTGCATGCCGATCACGACCTTGCCGCGCGACTTCATCTCGGCCAGGTCCTCGTAGGCCTCGACGATGTACTCGAAGGGGTAGAACCCCGAGATGAGGACCTGCACCCGGCGGTCCTGCACGGCCTTCGCCAGCAGGGTCAGGAGCTCGCGGGTCTCCTCGTCCTCGGCGGGGGCGCGCAGGAACCGCACCTCGATGTCCCGCCGCTCCTCGGACGACACGAACCGCTCGTCGCTGACACCGAGTCGCTCTGCCAGCAGTTCGGCGTTGCTCTCGCCGTGGTTGTCGATGAAGGCCGTGATCGGGCGGCCGTCCGCGATGTCGCGGATCCGCTCCTCCTCGCCCTCGCCGTAGGCGACCGGCAACGTGCCGATCTGCCGCAGGTAGTCGTGGTTGCGGGGGCTGCCGAGCGCGATGACGGTCGCGCCGGAGTCGTGCGCGAGCTGGCACTCGATGTGCCCGACGCCGCCGGCGGCCGCAGTGATGACCACGGTGTCGCCGGGGCCGAGGCGGAGCGACCGCACCACGGAGACGGCCGTGCAGCCGGCCAGGTACAGGCCGCCGGCGACCTCCCACCCGACGTGTTCCGGCTTCTTGATGACCGCACCGCGCGGCACCGCGATCCAGGTCGCGTGGGCACCGCCCGTGGGTGCGTGGCCCATGACCTCGTCGCCGACGCGCAGGTCCTTCACGCCGTCGCCGCGGGCGCGGACGATGCCGGCGAAGTCGACGCCCTGGTGCGCGGGGAACTCGAGGTCCACGTGGTCCCGGAGCTTGCCCTCGCGCAGGAACCGCTCGATGTGGTTGAGGCCGGCCGCGACGATCTCGACGACGACCTCACCGGGTCCGGCCGTCGGCTTCTCCTGCGGGACGAGCTCGACGACGTCGAAGTCACCGTACCGGTCGAACTGGACTGCACTGCCGTGTCGCATGGCTGCTCCTTCGCTGCGTGGTGGCTCCGGCCTACTCGGTGTTCCCGCGTGCAGCCCGAACAGGCGGGGTACCGGCCTGCGGACGCGACCGGGCAACGGACGGGAGGCCCGTGACGGATCCGCCACGGGCCTCCCGTCCGCCTCGACGCGCGTCCACCGCGCGCGTCGTCAGTGCTTGCCGGCCTGCGCGATGACCGACGCGACCGCGTCGGCATCGAGGTGGAAGGCGAGCGGGTCGGCGTCGGGGTCGGGGACGCGGAACGGCGTCGACCAGATCGAGCCGTCCTCGGAGACGTCGACGACGAGCGCCCCGCTGCCGACGTGCGCCGACTCCTCGTCGTACGCGCCGGTCACGTCGGTGTCGTTCGCGACGCCCGGGGCGACGAGGACCGGGACGCCGGCCAGCGACCCGGCGAAGTGGTGGTGGTAGTGACCGCCGAGCACGACGCGGACGTCGGAGCCGCCGATCGCCCCGGCCAGGTCGCCGGGGTTCTGCAGGCGGAGGGCGTCGTGCAGTGCGGTCGGCGCGGGCAACGGCGGGTGGTGCAGGACGACGACGCTGCCGTGCGGCGCGTCGTCCCCGGCGAGCGCGGTGCGGAGCCGTTCGAGCGCGGCCTCGGACACCTCGCCGTACCCGGCTCCCGGCACGCTCGTGTCCACGGTGACGATGCGCCGGCCGGCGACGATCGACTGCCCGGAGACCGGGACCGTCGGCGGGTGGTACTCCATCGTGTGTGCGAGCCGGACGCCGCCCTCGCCGAGCACGTGTCCGTTCGCGAGCACCTGGCGGAAGCCCTCGCGCAGGTCGTGGTTGCCGGGCACGGCGACGAGGGCCGCTCCGTGCCGTTCCGCCCACCCGCCGACGCGCTCGAGCACGGCGGCGTACGACGCGCGGCTGCCGTCCTCGGAGACGTCCCCGGAGACCACGACGAGCCCGACCCCGGGGACGCCCTCGGCATGGGCGAGCACGCGGTCGAGTGCGGCGGCGGTGTCGACCGACCCCTGGTGCAGGGCGCCGTCGCCCGTCAGGTGGGTGTCGGAGAGGTGGAGAATGCGGAGGGTTCCCGGTGCCGGCGGCTGCATGCCCGCCACGGTACCTGCGCCGGTGGTCCAGCGGCTGGCGGGCGGGTTAGCGTTGCCTGGTGACCGACGCGCTCATCGACCTCCGCTCCGACACCGTCACCCGTCCGACCGCGGCCATGCGTGCCGCGATGGTCGACGCCGAGGTCGGCGACGACGTCTTCGGCGAGGACCCGGAGACCACGGCGCTCGAGCACGAGGTCGCCGCGCTGCTCGGGCACGAGGCCGGCCTGTTCACCCCGACGGGCTCCATGGCGAACCAGCTCGGGCTGCGGTTGCTCGTCGCCCCGGGAGCGGAGCTCGTCGCCGACCAGCAGGCGCACGTGGTGCGGGCCGAACTCGGTGCCGCCGCGGTGTTCTCCGGCATCACGACCCGGACGTGGCCGTCGGACCGCGGTCGACTCGTCGCCGACGCCGTGCGCGAGCTGGCCGAACCGAACGCCGGCGCCTACTCGGTGTCGACCGCCGCGATCGCGATCGAGAACACCCACAACTTCGGCGGCGGGACGATCCAGCCGCAGGACGAGGTCCGCGCGGTGCAGGCCTACGCGCGGGCGCACGACGTCGCCGTGCACCTGGACGGCGCCCGGCTGTGGAACGCGCACGTCGCGTCGGGCACGCCCCTGCACGAGCTCGCCGACGGTTTCGACACCGTCTCGGTCTGCCTGTCGAAGGGCCTCGGCGCCCCGGTCGGGTCGGTGCTCGTCGGCTCGGCGGAGCGCATCGCCACGGCGCGGATCTGGCGGAAGCGGTACGGCGGGGGCATGCGGCAGACGGGGTTCCTCGCCGCGGCCGGCCGGTACGCCCTGGCCCACCACGTCGACCGGCTCGCCGAGGACCACGCGAACGCGCGGCTGCTGGCCGAGGCCCTCGACGTCGACCCGTCACACGTCGACACGAACATCGTCTTCGCCGAGGTCGCCGACCCGGCCGCCTTCGTCGAGGCCGCGGCCGCCGGCGGGGTCCGGCTCATGCAGCTCGGGCCGCGTC includes:
- a CDS encoding outer membrane lipoprotein carrier protein LolA, which gives rise to MKKSAWLPAVIAPVVVAGAVAAPMIASAAQEPIAGTQPSAADVIASIAHSSDAAYSGKLAQTSDLGLPELPTGSGGSSLEGDASDVLGLLTSSHTARVYVDGEDKQRFQLTQQLAEQDVVRNGSDVWTWDSEDRTATHVTLPSGSAGDHLQDGTTTPADIARQAVDAITPTTTVSKPTRVSVAGHDAWQITLTPKSSGTLVGSVQLAVDQQTGLPLRAAVTAAGQDDPAVQVGFTSLSYGAPAERLFDFTAPANAKVTEKDLSDVRQHARDHARGDRPAGPAVTGTGWDTIAELPAGTVDQSSLGEQASGLLDQLTTPVDGGRAVQTSLVSVYLTDDGRVLAGAVPVSSLVAAAK
- a CDS encoding ABC transporter permease — its product is MSQPDAVVRRQRTFALLGSELALVFRRRRAWAMLGALALVPILIAVAVRVATSGDDGGPAFLGDITNNGLFVAFTALTVSIPLFLPLTVGVVSGDTVAGEASHGTIRYLLVAPTGRLRFILVKYVGAVAFCLAATLLVVLVGAAIGAVLFPIGPVTLLSGTQVGGWSYAGRALLLALYVTLSMLGLSAIGLFASTLTNVPVGAMAATVVLAGASQVLDQLPQLEWLHPFLFSHQWLGFGDLLRDPISFDSFGSNAVLQLGYVVVFGALAYSRFATKDVLA
- a CDS encoding GntG family PLP-dependent aldolase — its product is MTDALIDLRSDTVTRPTAAMRAAMVDAEVGDDVFGEDPETTALEHEVAALLGHEAGLFTPTGSMANQLGLRLLVAPGAELVADQQAHVVRAELGAAAVFSGITTRTWPSDRGRLVADAVRELAEPNAGAYSVSTAAIAIENTHNFGGGTIQPQDEVRAVQAYARAHDVAVHLDGARLWNAHVASGTPLHELADGFDTVSVCLSKGLGAPVGSVLVGSAERIATARIWRKRYGGGMRQTGFLAAAGRYALAHHVDRLAEDHANARLLAEALDVDPSHVDTNIVFAEVADPAAFVEAAAAGGVRLMQLGPRRVRLVTHLDVSQEDAVRAAEVLRTLPR
- a CDS encoding ATP-binding cassette domain-containing protein; this translates as MRTTGLQKVFRRQRAVDGIDLAVPRGAVFGFLGPNGSGKTTTIRMLLGLSSATGGSIEVLGQPMPSALHRVLPRVGALVEGPAAYPYLSGRANLQRFDAADPTSDPRTRRERVARALDRVGLSHAADKKAHAYSLGMKQRLGLANALLAPRDLLVLDEPTNGLDPQGTREVRNLIRSLADDGTTVFVSSHLLAEIEQVCTHAAVMRAGKLVAQGTLDDLRSAGARTVTVRTPDVGQAATVLTALGLAPRHEGGADVLVADLPPQVAPETITAELVRADVRVRGLTVGGGTLEDLFVALTGEGFDVAA
- a CDS encoding sugar-binding domain-containing protein, whose amino-acid sequence is MSAELPAAEGSRTRFPLDTVYQAARMYYLEDATQAEIASRLGVSRPTVSRLVSEARRAGLVRIEVVDPFQDETVALAERLQVVLGLGAVHLAAVTHTATLGVDLAGPIAAAVEGMNLAPGDAVLMSSGSTVYDVAHTAVPPMPGVQLVPTVGGQADPTPWFQTNEITRAAAERSGAIPAFLFAQALPSAAMRATLDEDPAFQHVVGLWGRAKGAILGIGAPAPTRDSSARGVPVDDAVFDRAAGDVCLNFYDTDGAAVEFPGSDRMVRTSREVLAAVPHAVGVAVGTAKVTSILGAVRGGLVNELVTDAATARAVLDALA
- a CDS encoding metallophosphoesterase, with the translated sequence MQPPAPGTLRILHLSDTHLTGDGALHQGSVDTAAALDRVLAHAEGVPGVGLVVVSGDVSEDGSRASYAAVLERVGGWAERHGAALVAVPGNHDLREGFRQVLANGHVLGEGGVRLAHTMEYHPPTVPVSGQSIVAGRRIVTVDTSVPGAGYGEVSEAALERLRTALAGDDAPHGSVVVLHHPPLPAPTALHDALRLQNPGDLAGAIGGSDVRVVLGGHYHHHFAGSLAGVPVLVAPGVANDTDVTGAYDEESAHVGSGALVVDVSEDGSIWSTPFRVPDPDADPLAFHLDADAVASVIAQAGKH
- a CDS encoding NADP-dependent oxidoreductase → MRHGSAVQFDRYGDFDVVELVPQEKPTAGPGEVVVEIVAAGLNHIERFLREGKLRDHVDLEFPAHQGVDFAGIVRARGDGVKDLRVGDEVMGHAPTGGAHATWIAVPRGAVIKKPEHVGWEVAGGLYLAGCTAVSVVRSLRLGPGDTVVITAAAGGVGHIECQLAHDSGATVIALGSPRNHDYLRQIGTLPVAYGEGEEERIRDIADGRPITAFIDNHGESNAELLAERLGVSDERFVSSEERRDIEVRFLRAPAEDEETRELLTLLAKAVQDRRVQVLISGFYPFEYIVEAYEDLAEMKSRGKVVIGMQTVETGARLDWYRSEKARDLRDRYADARATEDPQGTEPSMAGGSTTPAE